Proteins from a single region of Primulina tabacum isolate GXHZ01 chromosome 5, ASM2559414v2, whole genome shotgun sequence:
- the LOC142546492 gene encoding uncharacterized protein LOC142546492 isoform X1 has translation MDGDRSDSLPLTAPAPITNSSEIDLELGPEEQIQCRICLETDGRDFIAPCKCKGTSKFVHRECLDHWRSLKEGFAFAHCTTCKAPYYLRVHVFADRKWRTLKFRFFVTRDILCIFFAVQLIIALLAYLGYLIDGYQKYWLRRSWGFDSELSFYYICGALLFFALLGLSGCVITCYDRRVRNDLAQPCRQLCLCCCHPGMCADCHLPGTLCMWTDCTTCFESCGSAAGECGCLGSAGEAGLPLLLVMALVVLGLFTVIGVFYSVLVATMVGQRIWQRHYHILAKRMLTKEYVVEDVDGETTGADWSPPPLPPEHIQQLKSLGLL, from the exons ATGGATGGTGATCGGTCTGACTCGTTGCCACTCACGGCGCCGGCTCCGATCACTAACTCTTCTGAGATAGATCTCGAATTGGGTCCCGAAGAGCAAATTCAGTGCCGGATTTGCCTCGAAACTGACG GAAGGGACTTTATTGCTCCTTGCAAGTGCAAAGGGACATCAAAATTTGTTCACAGAGAATGCCTCGATCATTGGCGTTCTTTAAag GAAGGCTTTGCCTTTGCTCATTGCACAACTTGCAAGGCCCCTTATTATTTGAGAGTCCATGTCTTTGCTGATAGGAAGTGGCGAACTTTGAAGTTCCGATTCTTCGTCACTAGGGATATTTTATGCATCTTTTTCGCTGTTCAGCTG ATTATTGCTCTATTGGCATACTTGGGGTATCTTATTGATGGCTACCAAAAATATTGGCTTCGCCGTTCTTGGGGTTTCGATAGCGAACTTAGTTTCTACTACATATGTG GGGCTCTGTTGTTTTTTGCTTTGCTGGGCTTATCTGGGTGCGTCATTACTTGTTATGACAGAAGAGTGCGCAATGATCTAGCGCAGCCATGTCGACAATTGTGTCTTTGTTGTTGTCATCCTGG AATGTGTGCAGATTGCCATTTACCCGGCACTCTTTGTATGTGGACTGATTGTACCACATGCTTTGAAAGTTGTGGCAGCGCAGCTGGTGAATGTGGTTGCTTGGGAAGTGCTGGTGAAGCTGGATTGCCATTATTATTAGTAATGGCTTTAGTAGTACTTGGTTTATTTACTGTGATTGGTGTATTCTATAGTGTGTTGGTGGCCACAATGGTTGGACAGAGGATTTGGCAGCGTCACTACCACATACTTGCAAAAAGAATGCTAACGAAA GAATATGTGGTTGAGGATGTTGATGGTGAGACGACTGGAGCAGATTGGTCACCCCCACCTCTTCCTCCAGAGCATATTCAGCAACTAAAATCGCTTGGACTTCTGTGA
- the LOC142546491 gene encoding UBP1-associated protein 2B-like, whose amino-acid sequence MARTKPKKKPKRINTIDKTKKKKKIRIPKSGSDSDSDPRSKLQTLLQPFSKEQLTNLVTDLCVSHDSLFDLIQSTADKDISHRKVFVYGLGWDATRQSIHSIFGAFGEVEDLNVVMDRATGKCKGYAFVTFKTRKSAQKLLKSPRIQIGNRTMTCNLASAGPNTSASGVVSHQHFSADFPLRKIYVNNVPMNASPEKLRSFFEKFGEVEHGPTGLDPNTGKFKGYAIFVFKTVEGAKKVLEEPDKMFEGSQLHCRKANEGKGKGVGGAASITTAMQPVNPQMLEVAAAQQAQNMALFGQQMGLMNPLYGSGLFGNALMGGYYGMMGGQMQGFGLGAYGVPGVGSYAGAGASTGVPGGAMLQGLSHMYPTQQSGQTSSSLAKSSRTDDSGYFPSL is encoded by the exons ATGGCGAGAACCAAACCGAAGAAGAAACCAAAGCGCATCAACACAATCGACAAgacaaagaagaagaagaaaattagAATTCCCAAATCTGGATCCGACTCGGATTCCGATCCACGGTCCAAACTTCAAACCCTCCTGCAACCATTTTCCAAGGAGCAGCTCACCAATCTCGTAACCGACCTATGTGTATCGCACGATTCACTTTTCGACCTTATCCAGTCCACGGCCGACAAAGACATCTCCCATCGGAAAGTCTTCGTCTACGGACTCGGTTGGGATGCCACGCGCCAGTCAATCCACTCCATTTTCGGGGCTTTTGGTGAAGTTGAGGATTTGAATGTTGTTATGGATCGCGCCACGGGGAAATGCAAAGGTTACGCCTTTGTGACTTTCAAAACGAGGAAATCTGCTCAAAAACTACTGAAATCCCCTAGAATTCAAATTGGTAATCGTACGATGACTTGCAATCTTGCATCCGCGGGTCCCAACACCTCTGCTTCTGGGGTTGTTTCTCATCAGCATTTTTCTGCTGATTTTCCTCTGCGCAAAATTTATGTCAACAATGTACCAATGAATGCCAGTCCAGAAAAGTTAAGGAGTTTCTTTGAGAAATTCGGAGAGGTTGAACACGGGCCAACGGGGTTGGATCCAAATACTGGGAAATTTAAAGGGTATGCGATTTTTGTGTTTAAAACCGTCGAAGGAGCTAAAAAAGTTTTAGAGGAGCCGGATAAGATGTTCGAAGGAAGTCAGTTGCATTGTAGGAAGGCCAATGAAGGGAAGGGGAAAGGAGTTGGGGGCGCAGCTTCAATAACTACGGCCATGCAGCCGGTTAACCCGCAGATGCTTGAAGTGGCTGCGGCTCAGCAGGCGCAGAATATGGCTTTGTTTGGGCAACAGATGGGGTTAATGAATCCTTTGTATGGTTCTGGACTGTTTGGGAATGCGTTGATGGGAGGTTATTACGGGATGATGGGTGGACAAATGCAGGGATTCGGTTTGGGTGCTTACGGAGTTCCTGGAGTTGGCTCCTATGCCGGCGCTGGCGCAAGTACTGGTGTGCCCGGTGGGGCTATGCTTCAAGGGTTGTCGCATATGTATCCAACTCAGCAGAGTGGGCAAACTTCTTCGTCATTAGCTAAATCTTCGAGGACTGATGACAGTGGCTATTTTCCCAGTCTTTG a
- the LOC142546490 gene encoding transcription factor TGA1-like, which translates to MNSASTRFVPTRRMGLYDQMLQMDMWGDFKGNNCFDISPSMTLDVSGKQDNESENTSHKTIEPSYKYDEESSKPADKVRRRLAQNREAARKSRLRKKAYVQQLENSKLRLIQIEQEIERSRQQGVCLDTNLLRSSETKNPGIATFEIEYGQWVEEQNRQISELKNAVNCGIGEVELRRFVDSGMRHYFNLFKMKQSAAKADAFYIMSGTWKTCAERLFFWIGGFRPSEFLKVVAPNLEPLEEQQRVDVCNLTQSCQQAEDSLSQGMLKLHQIVSETIADGLLDGEGNYLSHIGDAREKLEALMRFVGQADHLRGETLQQICRILTTRKTALALLALGEYLQRLRALSSLWSSRPSTSTG; encoded by the exons ATGAATTCAGCATCGACTCGGTTTGTGCCGACTAGACGGATGGGGTTATACGACCAAATGCTTCAAATGGATATGTGGGGAGATTTTAAAGGAAACAACTGTTTTGACATATCTCCTTCAATGACTCTTGATGTCAGTGGTAAACAAGACAACGAG TCAGAAAACACTTCCCACAAAACCATCGAACCTTCGTATAAATACGATGAAGAATCAAGCAAACCAGCTGACAAG GTACGGAGACGACTTGCACAGAATCGTGAGGCGGCTCGTAAAAGTCGTCTGCGGAAAAAG GCTTATGTTCAGCAGTTAGAAAACAGTAAACTGAGACTAATTCAGATAGAACAAGAGATTGAACGATCAAGGCAACAG GGTGTGTGCTTAGATACAAATCTGCTGCGTTCCTCCGAAACTAAAAACCCAG GTATTGCTACATTTGAAATTGAGTATGGACAGTGGGTGGAAGAACAAAATAGGCAAATATCGGAATTGAAGAATGCTGTTAATTGTGGGATTGGAGAAGTGGAATTGCGGAGATTTGTTGATAGCGGGATGAGGCACTATTTCAATCTCTTCAAAATGAAACAATCAGCAGCCAAGGCTGATGCATTTTACATCATGTCTGGCACGTGGAAAACTTGTGCCGAGCGCTTATTCTTTTGGATTGGTGGCTTTCGGCCTTCAGAATTCCTCAAG GTCGTGGCACCGAATCTGGAGCCACTGGAAGAACAACAACGTGTGGACGTTTGTAATCTTACACAATCATGTCAGCAAGCAGAAGATTCTCTGTCACAGGGAATGCTAAAACTCCATCAGATTGTGTCGGAAACCATAGCCGATGGCTTGCTAGACGGCGAAGGGAACTACCTCTCACACATAGGTGATGCCAGGGAGAAGTTGGAAGCTTTGATGAGGTTTGTAGGCCAG GCGGATCATCTTCGTGGAGAAACCCTTCAGCAGATATGTCGAATACTTACAACCCGCAAAACAGCTCTCGCCCTCCTTGCCTTAGGGGAGTATTTGCAACGCCTCCGGGCTTTAAGTTCTCTTTGGTCTTCACGGCCGAGTACCAGTACTGGTTGA
- the LOC142546492 gene encoding uncharacterized protein LOC142546492 isoform X2, with translation MDGDRSDSLPLTAPAPITNSSEIDLELGPEEQIQCRICLETDGRDFIAPCKCKGTSKFVHRECLDHWRSLKEGFAFAHCTTCKAPYYLRVHVFADRKWRTLKFRFFVTRDILCIFFAVQLIIALLAYLGYLIDGYQKYWLRRSWGFDSELSFYYICGALLFFALLGLSGCVITCYDRRVRNDLAQPCRQLCLCCCHPGMCADCHLPGTLCMWTDCTTCFESCGSAAGECGCLGSAVCWWPQWLDRGFGSVTTTYLQKEC, from the exons ATGGATGGTGATCGGTCTGACTCGTTGCCACTCACGGCGCCGGCTCCGATCACTAACTCTTCTGAGATAGATCTCGAATTGGGTCCCGAAGAGCAAATTCAGTGCCGGATTTGCCTCGAAACTGACG GAAGGGACTTTATTGCTCCTTGCAAGTGCAAAGGGACATCAAAATTTGTTCACAGAGAATGCCTCGATCATTGGCGTTCTTTAAag GAAGGCTTTGCCTTTGCTCATTGCACAACTTGCAAGGCCCCTTATTATTTGAGAGTCCATGTCTTTGCTGATAGGAAGTGGCGAACTTTGAAGTTCCGATTCTTCGTCACTAGGGATATTTTATGCATCTTTTTCGCTGTTCAGCTG ATTATTGCTCTATTGGCATACTTGGGGTATCTTATTGATGGCTACCAAAAATATTGGCTTCGCCGTTCTTGGGGTTTCGATAGCGAACTTAGTTTCTACTACATATGTG GGGCTCTGTTGTTTTTTGCTTTGCTGGGCTTATCTGGGTGCGTCATTACTTGTTATGACAGAAGAGTGCGCAATGATCTAGCGCAGCCATGTCGACAATTGTGTCTTTGTTGTTGTCATCCTGG AATGTGTGCAGATTGCCATTTACCCGGCACTCTTTGTATGTGGACTGATTGTACCACATGCTTTGAAAGTTGTGGCAGCGCAGCTGGTGAATGTGGTTGCTTGGGAAGTGCTG TGTGTTGGTGGCCACAATGGTTGGACAGAGGATTTGGCAGCGTCACTACCACATACTTGCAAAAAGAATGCTAA